The Salegentibacter mishustinae genome includes a window with the following:
- a CDS encoding TetR family transcriptional regulator C-terminal domain-containing protein: MATAKKNTTKKVLDNDKLISIYMDYVLEEEKRPKTVYKFCKENKIKEEEFYNFYGSFEGLQKGIWERFYEHTITVLHKSPEFETFTNREKMLTFYYTFFEMLTANRSYVLFSLKEHESQLKNLQQLKGLRKRVKSFARDLIQDGNADKGVQALQQSEKIFSEAAWVQLMFLMKFWMDDNSAQFESTDVAIEKSVNTVFDVFDNTPLERVIDLGKFLWKEKMA; the protein is encoded by the coding sequence ATGGCTACAGCTAAAAAAAATACAACGAAGAAAGTTTTAGATAATGACAAGCTTATTTCAATATATATGGATTATGTATTGGAAGAAGAGAAGCGTCCTAAAACGGTTTATAAATTTTGTAAGGAGAATAAGATCAAGGAAGAGGAATTCTACAATTTCTATGGAAGTTTTGAAGGATTGCAGAAAGGAATTTGGGAAAGATTCTACGAGCACACTATCACCGTGCTTCATAAAAGTCCTGAGTTTGAGACTTTCACCAACCGTGAAAAGATGCTCACCTTCTATTACACCTTCTTTGAAATGCTGACTGCAAATAGAAGTTATGTGCTCTTTTCATTGAAGGAGCATGAAAGTCAACTTAAAAATCTTCAGCAATTAAAAGGATTAAGGAAAAGAGTAAAATCCTTTGCCAGAGATCTAATCCAGGACGGTAATGCAGATAAAGGAGTTCAGGCTTTACAGCAATCAGAAAAAATATTTTCTGAAGCAGCCTGGGTACAACTAATGTTCCTAATGAAATTTTGGATGGATGACAATTCTGCTCAATTTGAAAGCACTGATGTTGCGATAGAAAAGTCAGTAAACACTGTTTTTGATGTGTTCGACAATACCCCTCTAGAAAGGGTTATAGATTTAGGAAAATTCCTATGGAAAGAAAAAATGGCTTAA